From Longimicrobium sp.:
GAAATTTCCGAGCGCTTTCCCGAGGAGTTCGCGCGGTGGCAGGCAGACCCGGCTGCGTTCGTGATGGACGGCCGCGAAACGCTGCCGGCCGTTCGCCAGCGGGTGGTCGCGGCGCTGGAGCGCATGCGCCAGCGCGGGCGGGTGTCGCTGGCGGTGACCCACACCGCCCCCATCCGCCTGGCGCGGGTGCACTACGCGGGCGAGGAGACGAACCAGTTCGCCGAGTTCATGCCGGCCAACTGCCAGCTGCTGCGGCTGGTGGAGCGCGAAGGCGGCGCGAGGCTGGAGCCGGTGGCCGATCCGTCGCCCGCGGGGGTATCCGGGTAACGGTGGAAACGGGCCGGCCGAAGTGTTATCTTCAGGGTCCAACCCGTGAAACCATCCGACTTTCCGAGGCTCATGCGTCGTATTCTTCTTGCCCTGGCCCTCGCCGT
This genomic window contains:
- a CDS encoding histidine phosphatase family protein, which encodes MGNAGRLYLARHGVTAANLRWVNVGIDAEPLLPAGREMARELAERVREEGIEEVWCSPIARARETAEIVAEACGLPLYEDAALREMDVGPWAGLTDDEISERFPEEFARWQADPAAFVMDGRETLPAVRQRVVAALERMRQRGRVSLAVTHTAPIRLARVHYAGEETNQFAEFMPANCQLLRLVEREGGARLEPVADPSPAGVSG